The following is a genomic window from Collimonas fungivorans Ter331.
GCTGCCAAGGTGGCAGGTGTCGGGGCGCTGGCGGCGGCCTGGGAAAGCGGCGCCATGGCGCTGGACAGCCAGTGCGAATTGCAGGCAAGCCTGAGCATACCGGGGCGTCCTCCGCAGCCCTTGCTGGTGCCGCCGCGCGAAGTCAAGCACCGCTCCATGGCTACTCTGGAAGGGCGGGCCGCCATGATCCACGCCCTGGCGCATATCGAATTCAACGCCATCAACCTGGCGCTGGATGCGATCTGGCGCTTTGTCGGCATGCCAATGGACTATTATGCCGACTGGCTGCGCGTTGCAAAGGAAGAAGCTTATCACTTTAGCCTGCTGGCAATGCACTTGCAGGGCCTGGGCTTTGCCTACGGCGATTTCTCGGCGCATAACAGCTTGTGGGAACTGACTGAAAAGACCAGCCATGACATTTTGGCCAGGATGGCGCTGGTGCCGCGCCTGATGGAAGCGCGCGGCCTGGATGCCTCGCCGCGCACCCGCGCCAAGCTGGCGCAGGCCGGCGATGAACAAGCGGCGGCGATCATAGACATCATCCTGCGCGACGAGATCGGCCACGTGGCGATCGGCAACCGCTGGTATGGCTGGCTGTGCCAGGCGCGCGGGCTGGAGCCGCTGGCGACATTCGCCGCCCTGGCGGTGCAGCACCAGGCGCCGCAGTTGCGCGGACCGTTCAATATGGAAGCGAGGAGGGCGGCCGGTTTTTCCGAGTTGGAATTGCAGGCCTTGCTACAGGAAATGGGGCAGGCTTAAGCGCGCTTCAGTGATACCACTTGTGCTTGCCGGGGCGTTTGGCGATTTCCGCCATGTCTACCAGCCTGGTGCCGGCGATGCGGTCATGCAGGAACTGGCGCTGCGGATCGAGGTAGATGGTCAGCGCCCACAGCAGGAAATTCGCGGCCGGGATCCAGACCAGCATCCAGGTATGCGCGCCCAGCGCCCACGCCAGCGCCAGTCCGGGCAGGAACCAGCACCAGCTGAGCAGGAAGCGGATGGCGGCGCGGCCGGCCTTGACTGCGCTGCCGTCGCGGTTGACCAGCTGGATGCGCCAGGTTTTCATGGCCAGCGTTTGTCCGCCGTGGCTCCAGCACCAGACAAAATACAGGGTCAGCACGATGAACAGCCAGGCTTGCTGGGCATGTCGCAGGTAAAGCGCGTGGCGCTGCTGCAGCAAGGTCGAGAAAATCCAGCCCGAAATGAACAGGATGCCGAACAGCAGCATCGATTCATACATGATGCTGCCGAAGCGGCGTTTCAGCGATGGCGTCTGCTGCTGGCTGGAGAGCTGGGGTGTTGCGGAAGGATCCAAAATGCTTATTTCGCGGTAGGCGCCAGCGCCGCGGCTGGCGCCGTGGGAGCCGCCATCACAGCCTGTTCCTGGCCGTTCGGCGGCGTCAGGCTGACTGGCGCCGCAGGCTTAGACTTGTTGAATTTGGCCGGCGGCATCGTGGTCACCCGTTTGTGGCTGGGTGTGGCTTGTTCCGCCAGTTCTTTCTTTTGCTGTTCCGACAACTGCTGGTACTGCTGCCAGCGCAAGGCCCGTTGCTCGGTATCGAGCTTGTTGGCGCGCGCATAGTTTTCGCGCGCGATACGGCGTTGTTCCGGAGTCAAGGTTACCCAGCCGCGCATCCTGGCCTGCAGTCTTTCCTGCTCGGCCGGCGTCATGCTGGCGTAGCGGTTGCTGATTTCCAGCCATTTCTTGCGGGTAGCCGGCTTGAGCTTGTTCCAGTCGCCGGCCAGCGGCTCCAGCACATGCTGCTGGACAGCGCTCAGTTCATTCCAGTTAGGCGCGGTGATGCCCACCACCTTGGTCATTTTAGGCGGATTGAGCGGGGCCGGCTTGGCGCTGACGACAGCCGGCTGTATCGCTGCTGCTGCAGGCTGCGCCGCGGCCTGGGTCGATGCGAGCGGTCCCAGCACTGCCAGCGCAACGCCGCCGCTCACCAGCAGCGCGCAGGCGGCGCCGATCAGGCGTTTGCGGCGGCTGCCCAGCAGCCTGGAGGAAGGTGTCGGGGTCATTGGTCTTGCTGCTGTTGCTGGGCGAGATAAGCGCTGAAGCCGTTATCCAGGTAAGCCGACGGCGGCAGTTCGTCCGACAGCACGGCGGCGTCGATGTCGGCGGTATCGTTGATCCGGTGTTGTTGTTCGTATTGATACAAACCGGACAGCAGCAGCATGCCGACCAGTATCGGGGCGGCCACGCCGAGCCGGGTCAGCCAGGACAGGCGGTCGCCGAAAAAGCTGCCGGCGTCGCCCGCCAGCACGCCTTGGCGCGCCAGCGCGCGGGTCGGGGCATCTTTTTTCTTGCGCGCCATGGCCGCCTTGCGGGCAGCCGCCAGACGGTCGGCGGTAGGGGCCGGCAAATGGTCCAGGTTTTCATTCAGTGCATGCCGCACCTTGAAAGCGAAATTGATTTGTTTGTGGTTCATAAACTGATTCCTTTGGCCTTGAGCGAAAGCGCCAGAGTGTGCGTTGCGCGAGAGCAGTGCGTCTTGACGCTGCCTTCCGAGCATCCCATTGCGGCCGCGGTCTCGGCAACATCCATGTCCTCCCAATAACGCATCAGGAAGGCTTCCCGTTGACGTGCGGGCAGCTTCTGTACTT
Proteins encoded in this region:
- a CDS encoding DUF3106 domain-containing protein, with product MTPTPSSRLLGSRRKRLIGAACALLVSGGVALAVLGPLASTQAAAQPAAAAIQPAVVSAKPAPLNPPKMTKVVGITAPNWNELSAVQQHVLEPLAGDWNKLKPATRKKWLEISNRYASMTPAEQERLQARMRGWVTLTPEQRRIARENYARANKLDTEQRALRWQQYQQLSEQQKKELAEQATPSHKRVTTMPPAKFNKSKPAAPVSLTPPNGQEQAVMAAPTAPAAALAPTAK
- a CDS encoding RDD family protein, which codes for MYESMLLFGILFISGWIFSTLLQQRHALYLRHAQQAWLFIVLTLYFVWCWSHGGQTLAMKTWRIQLVNRDGSAVKAGRAAIRFLLSWCWFLPGLALAWALGAHTWMLVWIPAANFLLWALTIYLDPQRQFLHDRIAGTRLVDMAEIAKRPGKHKWYH
- a CDS encoding DUF3619 family protein; this translates as MNHKQINFAFKVRHALNENLDHLPAPTADRLAAARKAAMARKKKDAPTRALARQGVLAGDAGSFFGDRLSWLTRLGVAAPILVGMLLLSGLYQYEQQHRINDTADIDAAVLSDELPPSAYLDNGFSAYLAQQQQQDQ
- a CDS encoding ferritin-like domain-containing protein, whose amino-acid sequence is MNHSPFPDPADLRRAALRCLCEADVAAKVAGVGALAAAWESGAMALDSQCELQASLSIPGRPPQPLLVPPREVKHRSMATLEGRAAMIHALAHIEFNAINLALDAIWRFVGMPMDYYADWLRVAKEEAYHFSLLAMHLQGLGFAYGDFSAHNSLWELTEKTSHDILARMALVPRLMEARGLDASPRTRAKLAQAGDEQAAAIIDIILRDEIGHVAIGNRWYGWLCQARGLEPLATFAALAVQHQAPQLRGPFNMEARRAAGFSELELQALLQEMGQA